The DNA sequence taataaacaGTGCATTCGTATAATATGTGTTTCAAGAATTCCAAAATGTTGAGGGTCATAATTGTTAACCGGTATGTTCATAGGAGTTCGCgatttgcagttttatttcatatgGTGATGGAGATTCAAGTGCTTATTTCGGCACAtatacacaaatcaaaatacaaGTCCCATGAATCCACTAATTACATATAACTGGTAATCACTGGTGCTACATATAGTGTAATACCATGTCGCCAGGCTGGGCGGGATTTTCCCACGGTTTTCTTTCCTCTGAGGAGTCTTTCTTTGGCATAGATCCGGAGGACACGACCAGTCGTACACCTTCTGCCTCCAGGTATTTTTGGAACCAGCGCGCGGCCTCGTCACCGCAGTCCATCCCTAGAACACGGAGTCCCCACACCCTACAACACAGAGGAACTACAAAAATGGCGGCAAGTAATATAAACCCTGCAACACAGAGGAACTACAAAAATGTCAGCAAGTAGTACCTGCAACACAGAGGAACTACAAAAATGTCAGCAAGTAGTACCTGCAACACAGAGGAACTACATTAATGGCGGCAAGTAGTACACACCCTGCAACACAGAGGAACTACAAAGATGGCGGCAAGTAGTACACACCCTGCAACACAGAGGAACTACAAAAATGGCGGCAAGTAGTACACACCCTGCAACACAGAGGAACTACAAAGATggcaagtacatgtaatacaaatataCGCTGAAGCAAATAACAGGTGAAAGAAAATAACTCcgtttttttctgttttaacGATAATCTCCCACGGCGTATTTAACGCATATGTTTATTGACGAAAGCAATAGATAGTTTTCATATGACGTCAtcttatcaaaacttatttgaAATTCCCTTTGCCACCATGTTAAAGGTGCAGACCAGAGAAGGATTTTTCTTTGAGTAACCCATTTCAAACTTGtgaaccaaaaatatttgtttcaaaataaattgTGAATAAGTGGAATTAAGTTCTAACTAATGTATATGCTTCTGGTTTATCATTACCCCTCAGTGTATAGGCGATACAGTTGAAATTGGTAACGTAATGAACAAGTTTGAGCAAGTCGCCCTCCAATATGGCGGCCAAAAGGAGGTaaatttcaccaaaatatcgtATATcgaaagctatatacatgtactgtaggatacattttctgtaataaTGGTGTGGTGTTTCCATTTGTCAATTTGAAAACTTTGTGACGATGTGTTATATAATAACTACTTAAATAATTCCAGTACTTTGCACAATGACAAACCACGATCAGCGCGGGTCATAATATGTGGACTACCGCAAGACTCAGATGAACGGTTTTTTCTTAAATTTCGCGTTTTCTTAAACTCTTTCTATTGACATGAATACGCTGTCGTATTTTTTGGGTTCGTGTGGTAATTCAGCACAAGTCTAGCTTTTGATAAAAAGCTCCAGGAGTCAGCTATTGGTATTtccataatgaaaaatatttttttaaaaactgaagtTAACCTACGTGCATATATATACGGTTTAAAATCATATGCAGATTATATAGTCATTTGATTCATCGTTAGAAGAATTTCAGAAGACATTTCTCATGCATTCCCATATAAATCATtaatcccctactgtggccccatcctaccccagagTTATTGACTTTCACAGCTTGCTCTGGGTCCCACCCTTCGGGACCTGACTGATGTCTAACTTAATCGTCTATGTCAAATGAATCCTAACATTGGCCctattttctaaacaaaatacaaCTAAAATCCTATATCGTCTGACAGTAACGGTGTATCCGTATACTCGATGAAATGATGTTTCAATATTTGACCCGCTACCGTCAGAGAGTTTTTATTAAATCTACACTGCTATAAATCACGTCCTATATGTTTATCTCCCCTCTGGAGAAGACAGGACCCTTTAAACCCCATCTACACTATCTAGAATACTTTGTGTCAAGTTCAGGCGATATATGTATTGCATGCATAAACTCAAGTTTTAGTTTACGAAGATTTCCAAAATCGTTCTACCGATATTAACGAGCTAATCTTAATTTTCTCTGTTCTTTTCAAACGACACTAATATGCTGTCGTTGCTATATTCAAACAGCACGAATACActgaaacacattttttttttaaaccaaaaaactccggacttttttcAGCCAATCCAAAAATCACGAGACCACTTTTTTTTGCTGTCTCACTTTATGTAGCATGGCTGTAAATGTGTACCTTAGAGATTCTTTAGTCACTTCTCAACATTTGTTGTCATTATTGGGAGGGATGATGGTCGCCAACATTGAAGGAAAATTTGCATGACGCGCCTAATTTCCTACTTCCGCCCGCAATATCTCTGATACCGCCATTCATTGTTTAATAATCAATCCAACCACGAAAATATGATTTTACATTACATGAAGAGTCTTAGAATACCCACCTTGTCATCATAAATCTGGACTTGTCCACCGGGGGATTTTTGGGTAGAACTAGGGTGGGCTGCTCTGGGGCGTCCAGGTGTATGTTTCCCCGGTGACTGGACACTCGGACAAGGGCCATTCTTGAATAATGACGTTGGCTGAGGAAGTCCCCATTAGCTCTCACTAACATCCACTGTCTGTGATAGAGTAACATTTCTAAAGTTCAATTGACATATAGTACCCGTGTGGTTTCTGAGAATAACATTAGAGATCATACTCATCATATAGTACCCGTGTGGTTTCTGAGAAGAACATTAGAGATCATACTcatcatatttttcatttcaaatcacCAGTATCTGTCTACTACCACCGATGTAATTACTGCTACAATGACCACTGTCCACTACCACCGATGTAACTACTGGTACAATGACCACTGTCTACTACCACCGTTGTAATACTGGTACAATGAGACTGACCACTTTCTATTAATACTGATGTAATTACTGGTACAATTACTACTGTCTACTACCACCGATGTAATTACTGGTACAATGACCACTATCTACTACCACCGATGTAATTACTGGTACAGTGACCACTGTCTACTACCACCGATGTAATTACTGGAACAATGACCACTTTCTATTAACACTGATGTAATTACTGGTACAATGACCACTGTCTACTACCACCGATGTAGTTACTGGTACAATGACCACTGTCTACTACCACCGATGTAATTACTGGTACAATGCCCACTGTCTACTATCACCGATGTAATTACTGGTACAATGACCACTGTCTACTAACACCGATGTAATTACTGGTACAATGACCACTTTCTATTAACACTGATGTAATTACTGGTACAATGACCACTGTCTACTACCACCGATGTAATTACTGGTACAATGACCACTGTCTACTACCACCGTTGTAATACTGGTACAATGAGATTGACCACTTTCTACTAATACTGATGTAATTACTGGTACAATTACTACTGTCTACTACCACCGATGTAATTACTGGTACAATGCCCACTGTCTACTACCACCGATGTAATTACTGGTACAATGACCACTTTCTATTAACACTGATGTAATTACTGGTACAATGACCACTGTCTACTACCACCGATGTAATTACTGGTACAATGACCACTGTCTACTACCACCGATGTAATTTTTCTTCGTATATCTTCATACTTTAGCAATTAATAAACATATAATTGCCACAATTATACACAATTAACATTTGGTTAAATCTATATAAAGTGGAAAATTGGTAGTTAATTAATCAGAGATTCCTctcagaggcggatccagggccgtaactgccgatgaggcagacgaggcaactgcctcgtctgattttttggcaaaaaagaaaataaaattatataaatgttatattataggatatatgtttaaaatgaagacaagcacctttgtctttgacaccatattacgattctttacatagtacaaatgaaacacaaacatgataaattgggatttaaaaagtgtcattttcagtcgtaaagtcaatcggcggcccccaatcccctgcctcccctgatttagaaccctacttacggccctgggATCCAGCGATTTGGAAAAGGGCAGAGAGCTGCACTAGATGATATCCAATAAATCGATAAAAATATGTGTATCATTCAGCATCAGTTGATAAAAGACTTGTAATATTTAATCTTTagatagaaaaaataattgtcTACAAATTAACTTTACTAGTACACTGCTAAAAAAGTACATAGATGTCccagagaaggggggggggtccaaacTCTGGAACCCCCATCTGGATCCGCCAATGCCTCTCGATTCTTACCCTTGCACGTGTCCCAATATAATAAGCGGGGATAAGAGTCAGAGCTAGGAACCTTTGATTAGTACTTAAATCAGTGACAGGAAGCAATATGTCAGTTGGCCGGCATTAGAGGAATTCCACAGTACAATACTAGCTGACCATTCAGCGTCAGCGGCATTACAGGAATTCCTTTGTACAACACAAGCTGAccattcaaaataaacatttcttaaataataCAATACGTTTAAATGTtatcatgagagagagagagagagagagagagagagagagagagagagagaacctgTCGTGTAGTCCGTCCGATTCCAGTCCCGTGACCTCTGCCCTAGCCTTTTGTAGGGGGATCCCTTGGCAAGACTTCACtggaaataaattcaattcCGACACTTCCCCAACCCTAACGAAACGGCTACGCCTTACACGACTGGACCAGACAGAGGCCAGCCAGCGCGCGAGAGAGGCCGCCGAAAGGGCCAAGAGCACATGTGCTTTGTCGTCAAACATAGCTACATGTAACACTGCGTGTGTATATTTACATACGAACGCAATTAGGTCAGCAACGGAAAGCAACTCGTGTTGAACGTAAAGCTCTGGTATCTCCAGAATTTGTAGGAGAGTGTGAGATTTAATAATCTCTGGTTTTTAGTTGTTATCAGGAGAAGCATTCCACTGATTCCGCTGTTTGAAACCCAATAAAGAAGCCGTATTACTAATACAGGTCTAGCTGTTATCCCTGTATTAAAGTGATACCCGAAAACGGACATAATCCGTCAAAGACACAGTGTgataaattttaattcattaatttatttgttaAGATTCATTGctggattgattgtatgttggtGGACAGACAGCCGCAGAGTCAATACAGTGATTATATAACAGAGTCAATACAGTGATTATATAACAGAGTCAATACAGTGATTATATAACACtgtgaaattcaaaatgtatGTATCGAAGGAAAGTTAGCCCTCTCGTTAGATTTTCTTCCTGTGtgcatttctgactgttttgcattaggatacacggtggtacttaaaTATATTACATCAAGTAATATCTCATGTTCTGTACATTGTCTAAGCTCATACTActagtattactgtatattatgtgtgaaccatatgaaaccatattgcacatatgcactcattataaacatgacatgttgatctagtaccaatgcaccgtcccgtggtatcttttgcattgcagtggagttaatcatatgtacttatactacctttactattattacatgtagagttgttatgtacacacacacacacacacacacacacacacacacacacacacacatatatatatatatatattttccctatgtgtatttctgactgttttgcattaggatacacggtggtacttacatataatacaaataagtattatcatgttcaaatgtctcatgtatgaacattgctcatactaatagtgcatattttactcttgttttttttcttttctttttatcgtcatttgcacattgaaatgttaataatcatgtatgctgtatgcccgagagggccctaatttggaaataaaatcatattctattctattcatACCTGTACTGAGCTTTCAAAATCGAATTGAAGCGTCTAACCATGGATAGCGAAAGGTCCAAAATTCTGGAGTTTACAGTTTACGTCATTTTGATTCATGAAAGGATTAGCTAgtgcactttttaaaaatttatttcaactgGACaggcattctctacccagagttccgtgcgctcctcgcactacacctctgtcaacgtctttttacagaaatcttgtaaaagtttctttgatccaacatttatgttttggtctaaatatttagtcatattatgatgtttttggtgcaatcaaattgatgcttactgtaaattgattaaaatcgccgttttctgatcataaatttggaactacttcgtaatatgcgtatgaatgtaggatatacacgtggtggagatttttaaaatgtgtaacgggaagggagaaaatgcaacggaccagaccgggattcgaacccgggccccctgaatctctagtctgGGCTCTAAAAATAACTAACCCAGCAAATGAACTACACCAAAAATATAAAGGGCAAAATAATAAAGAATAGTGGTTCTAGAATTAACATCTGTTATCCACATCTCCTAAAACCAGGCTGGACTTGGAAAGGGAACCTAACTTATCTATAAAAATCCTAACATCCTAACTCTAATCATAATGTGCTCGCTCAGCACGTGCTAAATGAAACCTAGAATGCCGTGTACCTTGAGGTTGGCATTAAAAGCAGAGATAAAGTGCCATGAGGCTTATCCCCAACCAAGTGAAGAAAACTACACGAACACGGCTTTAAATACCCTAGCTATGCCCAAAAATAAACGCCAATAGATATCAAAGATCCTAAGGCTAACTTAGCCAATTAGAACACAGCTATCAAAAGTACTACGGAAAGACTGCCAACATGGATGACACTTCctgttttaaaagtaaaacatgTGGAAAGTCAATACATGACCTAGCTTATAAACGACTAACAATAAAGGGGTTTTACGTAAGTAATAACTGAAAACTcaatgtaaataacattatCATACTGAAATACTAGCaaataataagtaaatataaattaCGAAACCAGGACTATGGAAATAAAAATCCAAACCActacatggaatcaaaagtaagaaaggctgtaaaaatacgataaaacttgtaaaataagagacaaacagctaaatggtatatatgcacttattaaagtgtcagttggctatgaaaagagcctgatgtatcacctgttgcctgaacttttaaagggaaagattgtttatatcatgtgattatatcaCGTGATTCGAAGCTcgaagcgttgacagaggtgtatgtgaagcttgtgtaacgcgccctctggtgagagaacgCTGGACAGgagga is a window from the Ostrea edulis chromosome 5, xbOstEdul1.1, whole genome shotgun sequence genome containing:
- the LOC125650795 gene encoding mitochondrial amidoxime-reducing component 1-like, producing the protein MFDDKAHVLLALSAASLARWLASVWSSRVRRSRFVRVGEVSELNLFPVKSCQGIPLQKARAEVTGLESDGLHDRQWMLVRANGDFLSQRHYSRMALVRVSSHRGNIHLDAPEQPTLVLPKNPPVDKSRFMMTRVWGLRVLGMDCGDEAARWFQKYLEAEGVRLVVSSGSMPKKDSSEERKPWENPAQPGDMALFSDFGGYLVMNAASLNALNERLERKVTFRTFRPNIVISGCESFAEDCWDELRIGDTDPMFFRILDPCTRCILTTVNPDTGERNKDRQPLETLKQFRCFPPYGSDPIFGVNAALDNTGTIQVGDPVYALRK